CTTCGCCAGTTCAGGGTGGGAAACACTCTGAGCGTGAAGTATAACTTGCTAATGGTTAcacagctattcaggaagtaggACCCAAACTAGACCATCCCAAACCAGATTCCTCCGGAGGGAGGCCTAGAAGTCACCAGCCCGTCTGTTCTCCAGTCCCAGACTCTGAGGCAGCATTCGGCTCCTACCTACCAATCTTACCAGAACATCAAAGAAGTCAGGCTTTGGTGGGGACCCTCTCCCACCTTCCTCCCACACCTGGATTCTCCATCTGGTGGTTTAGGGTGCTGAGCTTATTTGGGGCAGTGCATCTCCAGAACTAGTTAAGAGCTTCTTCTGTGCAGGACAGAGGAGGAGAGGTAGAGCCGAGGCAGGAGAGCAGGATGAAGCTGAGATTTGACTCATCAAGATGAGTCATTTTGAGCCCCCTCTACTCTTCTTGTGTGTGCCACAGTGGGATCCAGAGCCCAGCAGAGGTGATTAAAAGTAGAAACTGTTTAATGAACCTTTCTACTCCACTGCATACATGCCAGGCCTGGCACAGAGCTCTGTGGAGTTACTAAGACCTTGGCCCTAGATGGGAAGACCCAGGCCTGCTAGCTCCCTCCTAGAACTTGGGGCTGCCTTGTCATCTATGGAGAGATCTGGTAAGAAAATCAGGCCATTTCTGTACCACTCCCCAGCCCTTCTCACTTGGAAAGGAGAATCTGTGTCCTGATTCCAAACTTCAGCCCATGAGGAAACCCTCTTCTCTCCAGACTCACCTTAGGCCCCTACCTGACCTACAGGCATAGTTGCTTTGTTGGGGGAGTCCCACACAGACATAGAATGCCCCTGTGTTGCCTCTGGGCAGTGCATCCTTGGCGAGCATGGCTAACAGGCATTCTCTGCCACCCCTAGAAAGCTCTGTTCGTGCAGTTTGCTGAGGTGTTCCCATTGAAGTTATTCGGCTACCAGCCAGATCCCATGAACTACCAAACAGCTGTGGGATGGCTGGAACTGCTGGCTGGGTTGCTGCTGGTCCTGGGCCCACCGATACTGCAAGAGATCAGTAACTTTCTCTTGACCCTGCTCATGATGGGTAAGGGGGTCAACTGACCTGGGGAATTGGGTTTTCTGGGGGAGGATGATAGAAAAACTTGGCTGCACCCCCCTCCCCTGTGGCCATTCGTTTTCTCTGGCACCAAGAACACTTCCTGACCTGCTGCAACTTCTGTAATCTTCAGACTAGGACAGGTGCTTTTGGCATTTAATGTACTGCAACATCGATCCATGTCAAATATACTTTGTCCCTCATGCCTTCTGTAGCTGTGTAGTATTCCATTATGGCAATGTATTGTAACCTCAGCCCCTACTTCTTTCACCACATGCTCACTCTTGGAAGTAGAAGTGGTGTTGCAGCTGCAACTTGATTTATGTACCTGGCAGGTGAGAGCAGTGAGAAGGGAAGCTGGGACCCCTAAACAAGGGGGCAGAGAATTTCCTTACAGGGGCTCCTGCTAGAGGCTCTGATCACGAGAACTGCCAAGGTTCAAATACAACTACTGCTTCAAAAGCCAGACATCTTCAGGCTCTTCTACATCCCCTGGCCTATTCACCATTATTGCCACTACTACTACCCTGCTCCCCACTCTCCTagcattcttttcatttctagaacTTTCCTCATTTTCAGATCTTTGCCACACTTCTACCACCAACCCTGGGCTTCCTTCTCTCAAGTAGGTTAGgattaagaaaggagaaaacattcCCAATCCCCCATCTGGTAGGTGCTTACTTAGCTCCTGCTGTTCAGTAGcattgtttcagtttcttgtacCTTGAGAGGGTCTACATTAGTTCAAGAGCCCTCTAATTCTCGGTCCTGCTCTCTGTGGGGGCCAGAGATGAATGCAGCTGATCTAGGGAAGGGTGCTTCCTGGGAGGGTTTGGAATGGGGTGAGCCCATCTAGGTTGGAACCCCTGAGCTTTGGGATCTCCTGCATGCTCTCAGGGCCCTCACTTTCCATTGCAGGGGCTGTCTTCACTTTAGCGTCCCTGAAGGAGTCACTGATCACCTGTGTCCCAGCCATTGTCTGTCTGGGGCTCCTACTGCTGCTGGATATCTGCCATCTCTTCACCCAATCCAAGAAGGTGATCAGACACTCTAGGATGAAGACTCCATGTGCATTCAGGGAACCCTGGCAGTAGAGTCTCTTTATATCATGCAGCTATCACTGCAAGAACACACTAGAACACAGAGTCTCCAGAATGTCCAGGGTCATTCACTGTTGAGAGACCCCTTGTCTACCTGGCCCTGACTTCTCTGTAACTATATTGCTCTGTTTTGAGGGGTACATATTCCACATACTAACATTCCTCATGTCATGTGAAAGtagaaaataagcagaaaaaaattttaaatcactaaAATTCAAATGCCCCATAACAACCACTTTTAATGCCTTGGTATAGCTTACCTCATGACCTTTCTGTGCCTTTACACAGATGCctacttttaaatgaaaatgagaccATATCTCCACATTACTACCTACTTTTAAAACCTAATATTACTATAGCACTGTTCCATGTCTGTTTTATCTCATTAATGTTAATGGCTACATAGTATTCCGTTGTGAGGCTATACTGTATTTACTCCACCCTCATGAGGAGCATTTGGGTTGTTCCCAATGTTTTTGTGATTGTAAACCCCACAGTAAATCAACTTGGCATACTTATTTCCTTTCCCCAGAAGTGAGTGTGCTGGTTCAAAAAACATACACATTTCTAAggatttaaatacatatttaaaaacttaTAGGTTGAGTATTACAGTGTTTAAATATCTGCTTCTGCCTTTGCCCTTCTGAGCCACATGAAGGGTTTCTTCCCATTCCTAACAAAGATGGGCACTGAATCATTTTACAGGACCTTAAATCCCCAGCATGGAGGTGGGGGAACAGCCAGCCCCCAGGAACACTGAACGTACAGCAGGACCCAAAGCCTGGGAGGAATCCCAGAGGTCCTTGGAGTCAAAACAGTACTTGTGTGTGATAGTTCTCAAAGAAAAGTGAGCAACATCACTAGTCAGTGTACCTATGGCTGTGTCACCAGTCTTCACCTGAGTCCAGATGTGCCTCCTATGAGGGGAAATTAAAAGGAGTTTATTTATGCCATTACTTTAGCCATCAGCCTATAAATTGCTCTGGAGATAGGGACACTAGCTTTAGGGAGCATACAGAAGTGAAAGAAGTCTATGTAGGTCACTCCATTTCATGTTCACCACACAATAGTTTAATTCTTGCTTTGTCACTGAGTAGCATGAACCTCAGGCAcgttgacacttttttttttttttagtggtactagagtttgaactcagggcctc
The sequence above is a segment of the Castor canadensis chromosome 7, mCasCan1.hap1v2, whole genome shotgun sequence genome. Coding sequences within it:
- the Tmem35b gene encoding transmembrane protein 35B gives rise to the protein MALVLAALRVLLGCFFALTGAAKLSQISAPVSEQMKALFVQFAEVFPLKLFGYQPDPMNYQTAVGWLELLAGLLLVLGPPILQEISNFLLTLLMMGAVFTLASLKESLITCVPAIVCLGLLLLLDICHLFTQSKKVIRHSRMKTPCAFREPWQ